One Camelina sativa cultivar DH55 chromosome 3, Cs, whole genome shotgun sequence genomic window carries:
- the LOC104772319 gene encoding uncharacterized protein LOC104772319 yields the protein MVEELLLLANSENLTRTDSVEKKRVREDDDVVLDSPEVKRLRDDLFDVLDDSDPEPVSQDLDSVMKSFEHELSTTATGGDTQPDLGYLLEASDDELGLPPPPPPPPPSVVSPVPVAKEEETTDLVRASSDSSGIDEIWGFEDHVSDYADLDFCPGAGDYVAVEGFFEFSDDCFDSGDIFSWRSESLPAE from the coding sequence ATGGTggaagagttgttgttgttggctaaTTCTGAGAATCTAACTCGGACTGATTCCGTCGAGAAAAAACGAGTCAGAGAAGACGACGACGTCGTTCTCGACTCGCCGGAGGTGAAGAGGTTGAGAGATGATCTTTTCGATGTTCTCGATGACTCGGATCCTGAACCGGTGAGTCAAGATCTCGACTCGGTTATGAAAAGTTTCGAACACGAGCTATCAACCACCGCAACCGGAGGAGATACTCAGCCGGATCTCGGTTATCTTCTCGAGGCTTCTGATGACGAGCTCGGtttacctcctcctcctcctcctcctcctccgtcggTTGTTTCTCCGGTTCCCGTAGCGAAGGAGGAAGAAACGACGGATTTGGTGCGAGCTTCGTCTGATTCGTCTGGGATCGATGAGATTTGGGGATTCGAAGACCACGTTTCGGATTATGCTGATTTAGATTTTTGTCCCGGCGCCGGAGATTACGTTGCTGTTGAAGGATTTTTCGAGTTTTCCGACGATTGTTTTGATTCCGGCGATATATTTTCGTGGCGGTCGGAGTCGTTACCGGCGGAATGA